Genomic DNA from Acidobacteriota bacterium:
CCCCCAGGGCCATTCGCCCGGATCAGTGACCGTCACCTCATCGTGGAAGCTCGCCCCTCCGTCGGCGGAAAGGAGCGCCCTCAGGCGGAACCCTTCCCAGTTCATGACGCACAGCGTCCCGGAACCGTCTCCCATCACGGTTGCGGAGGAATCGATGCGCCCCACGCTTCCGAGAGAGCCGCTCAGGATCGACTCCTCCGCCGGGACCGTTTCCAGGAACGCCGCGCTCTCGGTCACCCCTCCCTCGGTCGCCGGATCCGGCGAGGGGAGGCTCCCGGCGGCCCGAACGGCGGCCCCGGTCGGAGGGATGGCGTCGAGAGACAGCGTGTGCGGGGGTGAGGAGATCCCGAGGCTGGCCGCCACCCCCGCAACCGCGGCGGCCGCCCAAACGAGACGCTTCATGCCTTGACCTCCAGCGGCCCCCGGGGGGCCGCATCCCTTCCTGCCTATACAGTCGGTTCTGGAGGCCGAATCTCCCCCCGGAACAGCGCGGAAGGCGATCGAGGCGGTCCGTCGGCCGGAACGGACCCGGCCGACGGGCTGGCCCCGCGGCGCCGCCCGCCCCGACGAGCGTGTTCCGGATCAGGAGCTCGCGACTGGCGAAGCCACCGTCCGCTGGTCCGGCGCCGCAACAGCCGGCGTGGGCAACCGCGCCTCGCGCGCCAGTTCGAGATAGAGCCGCTCCTGGGCGCGGACCATCTCGTCGATGTCCCACGGGCGCACGTGGAGCCGCGCGGCCCGACCGAAACGGCGGGCGAGCGCCGGATCGCGCAGCAAGCGGCTGACGTCCGCCGCGATCCCCTCGACGTCGCCCGGCGGCCGGAGGAAGCCGGTGCGGCCCGGCAGGACGGCCTCCGGCGAGCCGTCCACCGCCGTCGCGACGACCGGCTTTCCGGCCGACATCGCCTCCGGAATCACCCGCGGCAGCCCCTCGTGCCGGCTGGTGAGGACGAGCACGTCGAGATCGCCGACGACGATTTCCGGGTCGCGGCGCCACCCGAGGAGGAAGAAGCGCCCCGCGAGCCCCGCCGCCGCCACCGCCCGCTCAACCTCCGGCCGGAGTTCGCCGTCTCCGGCGAGGACGAAGCGCGCCGTCGGGTGCGCCTGCGCCACGCGCGCGGCGACGGCGACGAAATCGAGGGGCGCCTTCTGCGGCTTGAGACAGGCGACCATTCCGACCAGCGGCGCGCCTTCCGGTACCCGCAGCTCCTCCCGAAGCCGGCCCGAGCCGGTGGAGCGGCGAAAGCGTTCCAGCTCCACCCCGGACCGAATGACGCGGAACGCCTCGGGAGGGGCGATGTCGCGGCTCACCCCGGTCCGGACGTTCGCCTCCGAGACCGCCACGGTCCGCGTGGTCAGGAGCTGTGCCATCTGCTCGGCGAGGACGTACAGAGCGCGGCGCGTGCGCGGCAGGCCGTCGTGAAAGCCCCATCCGTGGACGGTGTGCACGATCACCGGAACGCGCGCGAAGAACGCGGCGGCGCGGCCGAGGATGCCGGCCTTCGACGAATGCGTGTGGACGATGTGCGGCGCGAGGCGCTTCAGCCTCCGCGTCAGATCGATCAGGGCGCGCGCGTCGTCGAGCGGGCGGATCTCGCGGCGCAGGGGCGGGCTCGTCTCGAAGGTCACGCCCACGATCCGGCGCGCCTCCTCGTCGAGCACTCCGCCCGGTCCCGCGATCAAGGAGGGATCGAACCGGCGCCGGTCCAGGTGCCGGACGGTGTAGAGCGTGTTCTGTTGCGCGCCCCCGAGTTCGAGCTTGGTGATGACGTGGCAGACCCTCAGGCGGTGACCAGCGCCGCCACCCGCTCCGCCGCCTGCCGCCCGTCGATCAGGGCGCGCTCCATGTAGCTGTACGTCCATGCGCCGAACCTGCCGATCGAGAGTATCCCGTGCCGCTCGAGGCGGGCCAGGGCCGCCCCGACCGCCGGCGTGCGGTGGCGGTCGAACAGCACGTACGCGGGATCGAGCACGGCCCGCTCCCACAGCAACGGCCGCTCGGACGCCTCGAGGATCCCGGCGCGCGCGAGCCCCTCGCGAGCCGCCTCCAACAGCGCGGTGTCCTCCGGCACGGGCGCGCCCGCCGGCCGCGCGAACTCGACGGAGATCGACGAGCAACCGGGCGGCGCCATCGCCGGGCAGACGTTCGAGGGGAAGCCGACCCGATAGAAGGGGAATTCCGGCTCCGGGAAGTAGATCCAGTGCGCCCCGCCCGCCAGCGAAGCGCGCCGGACGCCGATCCGCACCTCGTCGACCGCGGTCCAGCGGAGCCGGCCCGCCAGCTCGGCCAGCTCCTCCTGCCCCTCCCGCGCGCGGTCGCCGGTCACCCTGCGCAGCAGGCTCGGCAGGGGAATCGTGGAGACGATCCGCTCGTAAGGCAGCCTTTCCCCGCCCGCGAGCCGCACCTCGCGCCGCGCCACGTCGACCGCCTCGACCTCCGCCCCGAGGCGCAGATCGGCACCGACCTGCTCCGCCAGGGCCGCTGCCAGGCGGCCGATCCCGCCGCGCCGCGGGTAGCGGAAGGTCGGGTTGTAGCCGAGACCGTGGTTCGGAAGGCCGAGGGCCCCCCGGACCACCTGCTCGAGGCTCGGGCGCGGGACCGCCCAGGCGACCCACTCCGCCGTCAGCTCGTCGGGATCGGCGCAGAAGAGCTTCGCGTTGTACGGGATCAAGAACGCCTCGGCGATGCCGTCGCCGAAGACCCGGCGTGCCCAGACCCCGAAGGGCATCGTGTCGTCCTCGGGA
This window encodes:
- a CDS encoding FAD-dependent oxidoreductase is translated as MILILGGGLAGLSAAWHLARRLPDVPRLILEKESEPGGLCRSAERGGFVFDFTGHYLHLRDPETTRWVLELLGGELEVVARRAEIHCRGKRLPFPFQAHLHGLDAETVARCLVDFVRARERPLPEDDTMPFGVWARRVFGDGIAEAFLIPYNAKLFCADPDELTAEWVAWAVPRPSLEQVVRGALGLPNHGLGYNPTFRYPRRGGIGRLAAALAEQVGADLRLGAEVEAVDVARREVRLAGGERLPYERIVSTIPLPSLLRRVTGDRAREGQEELAELAGRLRWTAVDEVRIGVRRASLAGGAHWIYFPEPEFPFYRVGFPSNVCPAMAPPGCSSISVEFARPAGAPVPEDTALLEAAREGLARAGILEASERPLLWERAVLDPAYVLFDRHRTPAVGAALARLERHGILSIGRFGAWTYSYMERALIDGRQAAERVAALVTA
- a CDS encoding glycosyltransferase family 1 protein — translated: MDVQLHGARPDRRAAGGGAGGGAGHRLRVCHVITKLELGGAQQNTLYTVRHLDRRRFDPSLIAGPGGVLDEEARRIVGVTFETSPPLRREIRPLDDARALIDLTRRLKRLAPHIVHTHSSKAGILGRAAAFFARVPVIVHTVHGWGFHDGLPRTRRALYVLAEQMAQLLTTRTVAVSEANVRTGVSRDIAPPEAFRVIRSGVELERFRRSTGSGRLREELRVPEGAPLVGMVACLKPQKAPLDFVAVAARVAQAHPTARFVLAGDGELRPEVERAVAAAGLAGRFFLLGWRRDPEIVVGDLDVLVLTSRHEGLPRVIPEAMSAGKPVVATAVDGSPEAVLPGRTGFLRPPGDVEGIAADVSRLLRDPALARRFGRAARLHVRPWDIDEMVRAQERLYLELAREARLPTPAVAAPDQRTVASPVASS